A section of the Ciceribacter thiooxidans genome encodes:
- a CDS encoding nucleoside hydrolase, with product MTARRKIIIDTDPGQDDAAALMLAFGSPEEIEVLGICAVAGNVPLSLTSRNARIVCELAGRSDIGVYEGAEKPLERPLVTAEHVHGKTGLDGAALDEPTMAVRPQHAVDFIIETLRREEEGTVTLCTLGPLTNIGMALRKAPDIAPRVRELVMMGGGFSEGGNITPAAEFNIFVDPQAADVVFRSGIPIVMMPLDVTHQLMTTKARVARIAAIGSRPAKVMVDWLEFFERFDVEKYGSDGGPLHDPTVIAYLLKPELFTGRNCNVEIETNSELTMGMTVVDWWRVSGRTPNARVMRHVDSDGFFDLLTERLARL from the coding sequence ATGACCGCGCGCAGAAAAATCATCATCGATACAGATCCGGGCCAGGACGACGCCGCTGCCCTCATGCTGGCGTTTGGCAGCCCCGAGGAGATCGAGGTGCTCGGGATATGTGCGGTCGCCGGCAACGTGCCGCTCAGCCTGACGAGCCGCAATGCTCGCATCGTCTGCGAATTGGCGGGCCGTTCCGACATCGGCGTCTATGAAGGTGCCGAAAAGCCGCTCGAGCGACCGCTGGTGACCGCCGAGCACGTCCATGGCAAGACCGGCTTGGACGGAGCCGCGCTCGACGAACCGACGATGGCCGTTCGCCCACAGCACGCGGTCGATTTCATCATCGAGACACTGCGTCGCGAGGAGGAGGGAACAGTCACTCTTTGTACCCTTGGTCCGTTGACGAATATCGGCATGGCTCTGCGCAAGGCGCCGGATATCGCGCCCCGTGTCCGAGAACTCGTGATGATGGGTGGGGGCTTCTCCGAAGGAGGCAACATCACCCCGGCCGCCGAATTCAACATCTTTGTTGACCCACAGGCCGCCGACGTTGTTTTCCGCTCCGGCATCCCGATCGTGATGATGCCGCTCGACGTCACGCACCAGTTGATGACGACGAAGGCACGGGTGGCCAGGATCGCAGCCATCGGCAGTCGTCCGGCCAAGGTCATGGTCGACTGGCTCGAATTCTTCGAACGCTTCGACGTCGAGAAGTACGGCTCGGATGGCGGCCCGCTGCATGACCCGACGGTGATCGCCTACCTGTTGAAGCCCGAACTTTTTACCGGGCGCAACTGTAATGTCGAGATCGAGACAAATTCGGAACTCACGATGGGCATGACAGTGGTCGACTGGTGGCGTGTCTCGGGGCGCACACCGAATGCCCGGGTGATGCGCCACGTGGATTCAGACGGTTTCTTCGATCTTTTGACGGAACGCCTTGCACGGCTCTGA
- the fmt gene encoding methionyl-tRNA formyltransferase yields MALRIIFMGTPEFSVPTLVSLAEAGHEIVAVYTQPPRPGGRRGLDLQKSPVHQAAEKLGIPVFTPVNFKEPAERAAFCALDADVAVVVAYGLLLPEEVLGGTRLGAYNGHASLLPRWRGAAPIQRAIMAGDRESGIMVMKMDKGLDTGPVALTRKVEIAHDMTAGELHDWLSRIGAEAMAEAMAKLEAGDLPLAPQASEGVLYAAKIDKGETRIGFSRDAHEVHNHIRGLAPFPGAWFEVEINGKPERVKVLGSTLAEGQGRPGEVLDDHLTVACGKGAVRLTRLQRAGGKPLATTEFLRGTPIPRGMVLA; encoded by the coding sequence ATGGCACTTCGCATCATCTTCATGGGGACGCCGGAATTCTCCGTTCCGACGCTTGTCTCGCTTGCCGAGGCCGGTCACGAGATCGTCGCCGTCTATACCCAGCCCCCGCGTCCCGGCGGTCGGCGAGGTCTCGATCTGCAGAAGTCGCCGGTCCATCAGGCAGCGGAAAAGCTCGGCATTCCCGTGTTCACGCCGGTCAATTTCAAGGAGCCGGCGGAGCGTGCGGCCTTTTGCGCGCTTGATGCCGACGTTGCGGTCGTGGTCGCCTATGGGCTACTGCTGCCGGAGGAGGTCCTCGGCGGCACCCGGCTCGGCGCCTACAACGGCCATGCGTCGCTTCTGCCACGCTGGCGCGGGGCGGCTCCGATCCAGCGTGCAATCATGGCCGGCGACCGCGAAAGCGGCATAATGGTCATGAAGATGGACAAGGGTCTCGATACCGGGCCCGTCGCGCTGACGCGCAAGGTCGAGATCGCACACGACATGACGGCGGGCGAGTTGCACGACTGGTTGAGCCGGATCGGCGCAGAAGCGATGGCCGAGGCGATGGCGAAACTCGAGGCAGGTGATCTGCCGCTTGCGCCGCAAGCCTCCGAAGGCGTGCTTTACGCGGCTAAGATCGACAAGGGCGAGACACGCATCGGCTTTTCCCGCGATGCCCATGAGGTGCACAACCACATTCGCGGACTGGCACCGTTTCCCGGCGCCTGGTTCGAGGTGGAGATCAACGGCAAGCCCGAACGGGTGAAGGTGCTCGGCTCGACCCTCGCCGAAGGGCAGGGTAGGCCTGGTGAAGTGCTGGATGACCACCTCACGGTCGCCTGCGGCAAAGGCGCGGTGCGGCTCACACGATTGCAGCGTGCAGGCGGCAAGCCGCTTGCAACGACCGAATTCCTGCGCGGCACTCCGATCCCGCGTGGCATGGTTCTCGCCTGA
- a CDS encoding ribokinase — translation MITVFGSINMDLIATTTRLPKPGETVGGKDFSTAAGGKGANQALAATRAGAHVRMVGAVGSDAFAAPALELLKQAGTELSAVHKTSAPTGTALILVGDDGENMIAVVPGANGTISKSDAQAAVDAMAQDDILMLQLEIPAGAVEEALSRARDRGITTIINIAPLTAEAARLGRMANIVVANETEFERLAARDGMGADEREKALLRLHEETGQTLVVTLGADGVIAVDQGQLVRVNGLKIVPVDTVGAGDTFCGYFAAGLDQGLSFTDALRRAAVAGSLACLKPGAQPSIPMSDEVAARL, via the coding sequence ATGATCACCGTATTCGGTTCCATCAACATGGACCTCATTGCCACGACGACGCGGCTCCCGAAGCCCGGAGAAACGGTTGGTGGCAAGGATTTCTCAACGGCGGCGGGCGGCAAGGGCGCAAATCAGGCGCTCGCTGCGACGCGCGCCGGCGCCCATGTGCGCATGGTGGGTGCGGTCGGCAGTGACGCATTCGCCGCACCGGCGCTGGAACTCCTCAAACAGGCGGGAACCGAGCTTTCGGCAGTTCACAAGACGTCAGCGCCGACAGGCACCGCGCTCATTCTGGTCGGTGATGACGGAGAGAACATGATTGCCGTCGTTCCCGGCGCAAACGGTACGATCAGCAAATCGGACGCACAGGCCGCGGTCGATGCCATGGCACAGGACGACATTCTCATGCTGCAGCTGGAGATACCGGCCGGGGCCGTGGAGGAAGCCCTCTCGCGTGCGCGGGACCGCGGGATCACGACGATCATCAATATCGCGCCCTTGACGGCGGAGGCGGCTCGCCTCGGTCGGATGGCAAACATCGTGGTTGCCAACGAGACAGAGTTCGAACGCCTCGCTGCGCGGGACGGCATGGGAGCGGACGAGCGCGAAAAGGCGCTGCTGCGCCTGCACGAGGAAACCGGGCAGACCCTCGTCGTCACGCTCGGGGCGGATGGCGTGATCGCCGTCGATCAGGGCCAACTGGTCAGGGTCAACGGACTGAAGATCGTGCCAGTCGATACGGTCGGCGCGGGCGACACCTTTTGCGGTTATTTCGCCGCGGGACTGGATCAGGGTCTCTCCTTCACGGATGCGCTTCGTCGAGCGGCGGTCGCCGGTTCGCTTGCCTGCCTGAAGCCGGGGGCGCAGCCTTCGATCCCGATGTCCGACGAGGTTGCCGCCAGGCTCTGA
- a CDS encoding methyl-accepting chemotaxis protein, translated as MLKLISKSIAFKLQLVTGIAIALVLALSNLVLISQTRDRVQSLTMDQAKSQANAIANEVAGDIGELASAARSMAGVLARGHEAQSFDRKGAINLLKANVEQNAFAFGSWFCEVAQAFDGRKEDTVKNLELGGNDNGVFTPYWSKTQDGGIQFSTFNNDYTQEWYALAAKSGKGAITAPYLAEGTEVPTTMSSIAYPVVSGGKMIGVTGVDISLGSLSEKLQALKPFETGRVMLVGHTGQWLVAPSADLLMKPYEGEGGNKLKAALSSGKPETLLNVAAAGTEPFDRLIYPFAVPGVNTTWAVIVDIPQSAISAPVEAQTVMMIIGGLVVLAAVMTALYLAARAYVQKPLHAIVADVDRLGAGNYETMVEGQNRTDELGLVAKALEGFRHRLSEGQVLEGEAARQRRAAEDERNRSEAEREESAALQQKVVTVLGTGLSELSNGNLGYRIQADFPGEYAALKADFNAAVTSLENAINAVNVSVGSINNGSSEISDSADNLSRRTEQQAASLEETAAALNQLTEQVNSSADNAAIAARTVQLACQDAERSGEVVQRAVTSMHGIEQSSGEISRIIGVIDEIAFQTNLLALNAGVEAARAGEAGKGFAVVAQEVRELAQRSANAAKEIKTLITASGAQVKDGVALVGEAGDTLHKIAEQVMQINTIIAEISSSATEQASGLKEINTAVHQMDQVTQQNAAMVEETTAASMTLKTEAQNLRALVTRFRTSGTARETVAPAAYQPAVAREPARVTRPAVRGATAAVAVQESWEEF; from the coding sequence ATGTTAAAACTGATTTCCAAATCCATTGCTTTCAAGCTACAGCTCGTCACCGGCATCGCCATCGCACTGGTGCTTGCCCTCTCCAACCTGGTTCTCATTTCGCAGACCCGTGATCGCGTCCAGTCGCTGACGATGGATCAGGCAAAGAGCCAGGCGAATGCGATCGCGAACGAAGTCGCCGGCGATATCGGTGAACTCGCAAGCGCCGCCCGCTCGATGGCGGGTGTGCTCGCGCGCGGACATGAGGCACAGTCCTTCGATCGCAAGGGCGCCATCAATCTCCTGAAGGCCAATGTCGAACAGAATGCGTTCGCCTTCGGCAGCTGGTTCTGCGAAGTCGCGCAAGCTTTCGACGGACGCAAGGAAGATACGGTCAAGAATCTCGAACTCGGCGGCAATGACAACGGAGTCTTCACGCCGTACTGGTCAAAGACGCAGGACGGCGGCATTCAGTTTTCCACTTTCAACAACGACTATACGCAGGAGTGGTACGCACTCGCCGCCAAGAGCGGCAAGGGTGCCATCACCGCCCCGTATCTGGCGGAGGGGACCGAGGTCCCCACGACCATGAGTTCGATTGCCTATCCGGTGGTCTCCGGCGGCAAGATGATCGGTGTGACCGGTGTCGACATCTCCCTCGGTTCTCTCTCCGAAAAACTGCAAGCCCTCAAGCCTTTCGAGACCGGACGGGTCATGCTCGTCGGGCATACCGGCCAGTGGCTCGTGGCGCCCTCGGCCGATCTGTTGATGAAGCCCTATGAAGGTGAAGGCGGGAACAAGCTCAAGGCGGCGCTATCTTCCGGGAAACCCGAGACGTTGCTCAACGTCGCTGCCGCCGGAACCGAACCTTTCGACCGCCTGATCTATCCCTTTGCCGTTCCGGGCGTGAACACCACCTGGGCGGTCATCGTCGACATTCCTCAAAGTGCAATCAGCGCACCCGTCGAAGCACAGACCGTCATGATGATCATCGGCGGCCTTGTAGTTCTCGCTGCGGTGATGACCGCACTCTACCTTGCCGCACGCGCCTATGTTCAGAAGCCGCTGCACGCCATCGTCGCGGACGTCGATCGTCTCGGCGCAGGCAACTACGAGACAATGGTCGAGGGACAGAACCGTACCGACGAGCTGGGGCTCGTTGCCAAGGCGCTCGAAGGCTTCCGGCATCGGCTTTCCGAGGGACAGGTGCTCGAGGGCGAGGCAGCGCGGCAGCGGCGGGCGGCAGAAGACGAGCGTAACCGCTCCGAAGCGGAACGTGAGGAAAGCGCCGCCCTCCAGCAGAAGGTGGTCACCGTGCTCGGCACCGGTCTGTCGGAGCTTTCGAACGGCAATCTCGGTTATCGCATCCAGGCCGACTTCCCTGGCGAATACGCCGCGCTGAAGGCCGACTTCAACGCCGCCGTCACCAGCCTCGAAAACGCGATCAACGCCGTCAACGTGAGCGTCGGATCCATCAACAACGGCAGCTCGGAGATCAGCGACAGCGCGGACAACCTGTCGCGGCGTACCGAGCAGCAGGCGGCAAGTCTCGAAGAGACGGCTGCCGCGCTCAACCAGCTTACCGAGCAGGTGAACTCCAGCGCGGACAACGCCGCAATCGCAGCACGGACCGTGCAGCTCGCCTGCCAGGACGCCGAGCGCTCCGGCGAAGTCGTCCAGCGGGCGGTTACCTCCATGCACGGTATCGAGCAGTCCTCCGGCGAAATCTCCCGGATTATCGGGGTCATCGACGAGATCGCCTTCCAGACCAATTTGCTGGCACTCAACGCCGGTGTAGAGGCTGCACGCGCCGGAGAAGCCGGCAAGGGCTTCGCGGTCGTGGCGCAGGAGGTGCGGGAACTCGCCCAGCGCTCGGCCAACGCGGCAAAGGAGATCAAGACGCTGATCACGGCCTCGGGGGCCCAGGTCAAGGACGGTGTCGCCCTTGTCGGCGAGGCCGGCGATACGCTGCACAAGATCGCCGAGCAGGTCATGCAGATCAATACGATCATCGCCGAGATCTCCTCATCGGCGACGGAGCAGGCCTCCGGCCTCAAGGAGATCAATACCGCCGTCCACCAGATGGACCAGGTCACCCAACAGAATGCGGCGATGGTCGAAGAAACGACAGCGGCAAGCATGACCTTGAAGACCGAGGCGCAGAACTTGCGCGCCTTGGTAACGCGCTTCCGCACCTCCGGAACTGCGCGGGAAACAGTCGCACCAGCCGCATATCAACCAGCCGTAGCGCGCGAGCCGGCTCGCGTCACAAGGCCGGCGGTCCGTGGCGCCACCGCGGCAGTCGCGGTCCAGGAGAGCTGGGAGGAGTTCTGA
- the dapE gene encoding succinyl-diaminopimelate desuccinylase translates to MTATNPVENLQALIRCPSVTPAEGGALTALQAMLEPMGFVVSRVTASEENTPDIENLYARLGTKGPHLMFAGHTDVVPVGDEAAWSHPPFAAEIAEDMLYGRGAVDMKGGIACFVAALARSIEEKGAPKGSISLLITGDEEGPAINGTIKLLKWAADEGERWDACLVGEPTNPDLLGDMIKIGRRGSLSGTITVHGVQGHAAYPHLADNPVRGIIRLAEALMNPPFDHGTDNFQPSILEVTTIDVGNPATNVIPAKATARFNIRFNDIWTAETLQTEIIRRLDAAAAETTLRPARQPLKYEVVWSERPSHVFLTRNEALISSLSGAVEHVTGRTPQLSTTGGTSDARYIKDYCPVVEFGLVGQTMHMVDERVAVDDLETLTRIYQTFIEQWFANADA, encoded by the coding sequence ATGACCGCCACAAATCCCGTTGAAAATCTGCAGGCTCTCATCCGTTGTCCATCCGTCACGCCTGCCGAAGGCGGTGCGCTGACTGCGCTCCAAGCCATGCTGGAGCCGATGGGCTTTGTCGTCTCGCGCGTGACGGCGTCCGAAGAAAATACTCCCGACATCGAGAACCTCTATGCACGGCTGGGCACGAAGGGCCCACATCTGATGTTCGCCGGCCATACCGACGTGGTGCCGGTTGGTGACGAGGCAGCCTGGAGCCATCCGCCGTTTGCGGCCGAGATCGCCGAGGACATGCTTTACGGCCGCGGTGCGGTCGACATGAAGGGCGGGATCGCCTGCTTCGTCGCGGCGCTCGCCCGCAGCATTGAAGAGAAAGGCGCGCCCAAGGGCTCGATCTCCCTGCTGATCACCGGCGACGAAGAAGGTCCGGCAATCAACGGGACCATCAAGCTTCTCAAGTGGGCGGCCGACGAGGGCGAACGGTGGGATGCCTGTCTCGTCGGCGAGCCGACCAACCCTGATCTGCTTGGCGATATGATCAAGATCGGCCGCCGCGGATCCCTGTCCGGCACGATCACCGTCCACGGTGTGCAGGGACATGCCGCCTATCCGCACCTCGCAGACAATCCCGTTCGCGGCATAATCCGTCTCGCCGAAGCATTGATGAACCCGCCCTTCGACCACGGCACGGACAACTTCCAGCCGTCGATCCTCGAAGTAACGACGATCGACGTCGGCAATCCGGCGACCAACGTCATTCCGGCGAAGGCGACCGCGCGCTTCAACATACGCTTCAACGACATCTGGACGGCCGAAACGCTGCAGACGGAAATCATCCGGCGCCTCGACGCTGCCGCGGCAGAAACGACGCTGAGGCCCGCGCGCCAGCCTCTCAAATACGAGGTTGTCTGGTCGGAACGTCCCAGCCACGTCTTCCTCACCCGCAACGAAGCCCTCATCTCGTCGCTTTCCGGCGCCGTCGAGCACGTGACGGGGCGGACGCCGCAGCTTTCGACGACGGGCGGAACCTCGGATGCCCGTTACATAAAGGATTACTGCCCGGTCGTTGAATTCGGGCTGGTCGGCCAGACCATGCATATGGTGGACGAGCGAGTGGCCGTCGACGATCTCGAAACACTCACCCGGATTTACCAGACCTTCATCGAGCAGTGGTTTGCGAATGCCGACGCTTAA
- a CDS encoding DNA recombination protein RmuC — protein sequence MNTTPSAAGAPVFMIGDFAVSSTMLVLGLAALILAGLILWAVTVMRSGRMRLRMEMEASQREAAAEARMAELLRAQAEMQGRLAAMADVFGTKQSEFNQAINQRLDGMSHRIGATISEQTKTTHENLRRLQERLAVIDAAQNNIQSLAKDVVGLQAILSNKQTRGAFGQSRMETIVADGLPIGAYAFQSTLSNGSRPDCTIRMPNDSPPLVVDAKFPLEAWSAIRDAETADAKKTAGQQFRRDMEVHLRDIAEKYLIPGETQDMAFLFVPSESIFAEIHENFEGIVQRAHRMRVVIVSPSLLMLSIQVIQAVLKDQRMREQAHLIQGEVIHLMEDLARLDDRTRKLQSHFLAAQKDVDMILTSADKLTKRGAKIEALEFQSGNGDEGGTARAVESKTGLLKLRVVDED from the coding sequence ATGAACACTACACCTTCCGCAGCCGGCGCGCCGGTCTTCATGATCGGCGACTTCGCCGTCTCATCCACCATGCTCGTCCTCGGTCTTGCAGCACTCATTCTCGCGGGGCTGATACTCTGGGCCGTCACCGTGATGCGAAGCGGCCGAATGCGGCTTCGCATGGAAATGGAAGCATCCCAAAGAGAGGCTGCAGCCGAAGCGCGGATGGCCGAACTGCTGCGCGCCCAGGCGGAGATGCAGGGGCGCCTTGCGGCCATGGCCGATGTCTTCGGCACCAAACAGTCGGAGTTCAACCAAGCGATCAATCAGCGCCTCGACGGCATGTCGCACCGGATCGGGGCGACGATCAGCGAGCAGACGAAGACCACACACGAGAACCTGCGCCGGCTGCAGGAGCGCCTCGCGGTCATCGACGCGGCCCAGAACAACATCCAGTCGCTCGCGAAGGATGTCGTCGGACTGCAGGCCATTCTCTCGAATAAGCAGACACGCGGAGCCTTCGGGCAGTCGAGGATGGAAACGATCGTCGCCGACGGACTACCGATCGGCGCCTATGCATTTCAATCCACACTTTCCAACGGATCGCGACCGGATTGCACGATCCGTATGCCGAACGACTCTCCGCCGTTGGTCGTCGACGCGAAGTTTCCGCTGGAGGCGTGGAGCGCGATACGCGACGCCGAGACGGCGGATGCCAAGAAGACTGCCGGTCAGCAGTTTCGCCGCGACATGGAGGTGCATCTGCGGGACATCGCGGAAAAGTACCTCATTCCCGGCGAGACCCAGGACATGGCCTTTCTGTTCGTTCCCTCGGAATCGATCTTCGCGGAGATCCACGAGAACTTCGAAGGTATCGTCCAGAGAGCACATCGCATGCGCGTGGTGATCGTCTCGCCGTCACTGCTGATGCTGTCGATCCAGGTGATCCAGGCCGTATTGAAGGATCAGCGGATGCGCGAACAAGCGCACCTCATCCAGGGGGAGGTCATCCACCTGATGGAAGATCTCGCCCGGTTGGACGACCGGACACGCAAACTACAGAGCCATTTTCTCGCCGCCCAGAAGGATGTCGACATGATCCTCACGTCGGCCGACAAGCTGACCAAGCGGGGCGCAAAGATCGAAGCGCTCGAATTCCAGTCCGGCAACGGCGATGAAGGCGGAACGGCGCGCGCCGTCGAGAGCAAGACGGGGCTTCTCAAGCTTCGGGTCGTTGACGAGGACTAG
- a CDS encoding globin-coupled sensor protein produces MQESGDDSLKQRLDFIELDEKTCRTLHSLRPTLSEILGGALDKFYAKVAATPHLARFFRDGSHMAAAKKAQVGHWDRVSNGTFTQEYVRGVTAIGKAHARVGLEPRWYIGGYSMLIGELVAGVLKKHWPFPFGKHHATALADKLSALIKASMLDMDYSISVYLDALEEKRLQLQEERERSEANQQIAMQHLRRGLEALAHGDFKARMSDDLPDDFKQMATDYNEAVARLNESFQLIRRSSEEILTGTETIARTSDELALRTSKQAAGVQESSTALQQLSVSVSQTASNAERAASVVKETQQQARTSGEVVNQAVSAMAEIEKSSAEISKIIGVIDEIAFQTNLLALNAGVEAARAGEAGKGFAVVAQEVRQLAQRSADAAKEIKRLISQSSQQVNEGVELVSNTGTALADIIGRIDAINTFVGEIATAAKDQASGLSGINQATRSMDGLTQENSTMVEQTSAETRRLRNEVAGLVDLLGRINTDSVEVSQSSSAPRRQVRGLAA; encoded by the coding sequence ATGCAAGAGAGTGGTGACGACAGCCTGAAGCAGCGCCTTGATTTCATCGAGCTCGACGAGAAGACCTGTCGCACGCTTCACTCGCTGCGGCCGACTCTTTCCGAGATTCTGGGCGGCGCGCTCGACAAGTTCTACGCCAAGGTCGCGGCTACGCCGCATCTTGCCCGGTTCTTCCGTGACGGTTCGCACATGGCGGCCGCGAAGAAGGCCCAGGTCGGTCACTGGGACCGTGTTTCGAACGGAACCTTCACGCAGGAATACGTCAGGGGCGTCACCGCGATCGGCAAGGCCCATGCCCGGGTCGGCCTTGAGCCGCGATGGTATATCGGCGGCTATTCGATGCTCATCGGCGAACTGGTAGCGGGCGTACTGAAAAAGCATTGGCCGTTCCCCTTCGGCAAGCATCACGCGACCGCTCTTGCCGACAAGCTGAGCGCCCTGATCAAAGCCTCCATGCTGGACATGGACTACTCGATCTCCGTGTATCTCGATGCGCTCGAAGAGAAGCGCCTGCAGCTTCAGGAAGAGCGCGAGCGCTCCGAGGCCAATCAGCAGATCGCCATGCAGCACTTGCGCCGCGGCCTCGAAGCGCTGGCGCACGGCGACTTCAAAGCTCGTATGTCGGATGACCTGCCGGATGACTTCAAGCAGATGGCGACGGACTACAATGAGGCCGTGGCTCGTCTCAACGAATCCTTCCAGCTCATCCGTCGCTCTTCGGAGGAAATCCTCACCGGAACAGAGACGATTGCCCGTACCTCCGACGAGCTGGCCCTGCGCACCTCCAAGCAGGCGGCCGGCGTTCAGGAAAGCTCGACTGCCTTGCAGCAGCTTTCCGTGAGCGTCAGTCAGACCGCTTCCAATGCCGAACGGGCCGCGTCCGTCGTGAAGGAGACGCAGCAACAGGCCCGGACCTCCGGCGAGGTGGTGAACCAGGCGGTGTCGGCTATGGCGGAGATCGAGAAGTCGTCGGCCGAAATCTCGAAGATCATCGGGGTCATCGACGAAATCGCCTTCCAGACGAATCTCTTGGCGCTCAACGCCGGCGTCGAGGCGGCCCGTGCGGGCGAGGCCGGCAAGGGCTTCGCGGTCGTCGCCCAGGAAGTTCGCCAGTTGGCACAGCGCAGCGCCGACGCGGCCAAGGAAATCAAGCGGCTCATCTCCCAGAGCTCGCAGCAGGTGAACGAAGGCGTCGAACTCGTTTCCAACACCGGTACGGCTCTGGCTGACATCATCGGACGGATCGATGCCATCAATACCTTCGTCGGAGAGATCGCGACTGCCGCCAAGGACCAGGCCTCCGGACTGAGCGGGATAAACCAGGCGACCCGCAGCATGGATGGCCTGACCCAGGAAAACTCGACAATGGTGGAGCAGACATCGGCCGAGACGCGGCGATTGCGCAACGAGGTTGCCGGGCTCGTCGATTTGCTCGGTCGTATCAACACGGACAGCGTCGAAGTCTCCCAGTCATCCTCCGCCCCACGTCGGCAGGTACGCGGCCTCGCTGCCTGA
- a CDS encoding Hsp20 family protein — MSRMKPVATPLLLGFESNDSILAQIARTNDGYPPYDIERLRKTGGNPDRLRITLAVAGFSESELEISLQANRLVVRGRQADRVDGDLLFRGIAARQFQRVFLLAEGMDVLGATLKNGLLSIDLVRPEPAQVVKKINISTAQ; from the coding sequence ATGAGCCGCATGAAACCGGTCGCAACCCCGTTACTGCTGGGATTCGAGTCGAATGACTCGATCCTTGCCCAGATCGCCCGCACAAATGACGGGTATCCGCCTTATGACATCGAGCGTTTGCGCAAGACCGGCGGCAATCCGGATCGGCTGCGAATCACGCTCGCCGTGGCCGGCTTCTCCGAGAGCGAACTTGAGATCTCATTGCAGGCGAACCGGCTGGTCGTGCGGGGAAGGCAAGCCGACCGTGTAGATGGCGACCTCCTGTTCCGGGGCATCGCCGCCCGCCAGTTTCAACGGGTTTTCCTGCTGGCAGAAGGAATGGATGTCCTTGGTGCGACACTGAAAAATGGACTTTTGTCGATAGACCTCGTGCGGCCGGAACCGGCGCAAGTGGTGAAGAAAATTAACATTTCAACGGCACAATGA
- the def gene encoding peptide deformylase — MTIKPLIILPDPLLREVSKPVERVDSDILKLADDMLETMYDAPGIGLAAIQVGVARRLLVIDVSREDEEKQPLVFINPEILTSSDERSAYEEGCLSIPDYYAEVERPAKVTVRSIDRDGKEKTTEAEGLLATCLQHEIDHLNGVLFIDHISRLKREMVIKKFTKAARGKAI, encoded by the coding sequence ATGACGATAAAGCCCCTCATTATTCTTCCCGATCCCCTGCTGCGTGAGGTTTCCAAGCCCGTCGAACGGGTGGATTCCGATATCCTCAAGCTTGCCGACGACATGCTCGAAACCATGTACGATGCGCCCGGCATCGGGCTTGCAGCCATCCAGGTTGGCGTGGCGCGCCGGCTGCTGGTCATCGACGTGTCTCGCGAGGACGAAGAGAAGCAGCCGCTGGTCTTCATCAATCCCGAGATACTGACGTCCTCCGACGAACGCTCGGCTTATGAAGAAGGGTGCCTCTCGATACCGGACTACTACGCCGAGGTGGAGCGCCCGGCGAAGGTGACAGTGCGATCCATCGACCGCGACGGCAAGGAGAAGACGACCGAAGCCGAAGGCTTGCTCGCGACCTGTCTTCAGCATGAGATCGATCACCTGAACGGCGTCCTGTTCATCGACCACATTTCGCGCTTGAAGCGCGAAATGGTCATCAAGAAGTTCACCAAGGCGGCGAGGGGCAAGGCGATCTAG
- the truA gene encoding tRNA pseudouridine(38-40) synthase TruA, whose product MPRFRMTVEYDGTHYVGWQRQENGHSVQQALENAILSLTGETVSIRGAGRTDSGVHALGQVIHADLSRSWAPYKLRNALNAHLGLAGERVAILDVLDADESFDARFSAVKRHYLYRIISRPAPLAVELERAWWVPKPLDHERMHEAAQQLVGHHDFTTFRSAHCQAASPVRTLDRLDVTRAGDLIEIRASAQSFLHNQIRSFAGTLKLAGEGKMSPADVRAALEARDRAACGPVAPPEGLYFLKVDYPDGL is encoded by the coding sequence ATGCCGCGCTTTCGCATGACCGTCGAATACGACGGCACCCATTACGTCGGATGGCAGCGGCAGGAGAACGGGCATTCGGTCCAGCAGGCATTGGAAAATGCCATTCTCTCCCTGACCGGCGAGACGGTGTCGATCCGTGGCGCCGGCCGAACCGATTCGGGTGTGCATGCCCTCGGACAAGTCATCCATGCGGACCTTTCCCGCTCCTGGGCGCCCTACAAGCTGCGCAATGCTCTCAATGCCCACCTCGGCCTTGCCGGAGAGCGGGTCGCCATCCTTGATGTGCTGGACGCGGACGAGAGCTTCGACGCTCGCTTCTCCGCCGTGAAGCGGCATTATCTCTACCGTATCATCAGCCGCCCGGCGCCGCTGGCGGTGGAACTGGAGCGCGCGTGGTGGGTGCCGAAGCCGCTCGATCACGAGCGCATGCATGAGGCTGCGCAGCAACTTGTCGGCCACCACGACTTCACCACCTTCCGCTCCGCCCATTGTCAGGCCGCGAGCCCGGTGCGGACGCTCGATCGACTCGATGTGACGCGTGCCGGCGACTTGATCGAGATCCGCGCCTCGGCTCAGAGCTTCCTTCACAACCAGATCCGTTCCTTTGCCGGAACGCTGAAGCTCGCCGGCGAAGGCAAGATGTCCCCGGCCGACGTCCGGGCAGCGCTGGAGGCACGCGACCGCGCCGCCTGCGGGCCGGTGGCGCCGCCGGAGGGGCTTTACTTCTTGAAAGTCGACTACCCCGATGGCCTTTGA